One genomic region from Branchiostoma lanceolatum isolate klBraLanc5 chromosome 7, klBraLanc5.hap2, whole genome shotgun sequence encodes:
- the LOC136438673 gene encoding neurogenic locus Notch protein-like, with translation MCNQNDRRYGTTCQFQCNLGYRLVGNHTSSCEKDSSNVGFWTTSAPTCEIVTCPNLNAPAHGTKSGCNNAQEDYNTVCTFYCNKGSSPKTNIKRTCQQNGTWSGSDLTCTIAIRPYYHIVIVISLAVDTCIALSPIQHGAINPSFCTSSPAYNDVCTYSCKTGYTLAGSQINKCLDGGQWQNNGSVSCQDITKPVFHGCPGDIYVTADGGEGGVNVTWTPPTVTDSTGNAPTVTSTGLKTIFDEGSHHVSYTAEDAAGNIAKCQFTVVVTVHRCKSLPPPAFGQFVSTCSNLRGSSCSMECHTGYRLIGSATRTCVVPNNGTTSFWDGVETKCEIFRCSPLSRPSHGTITPTSCTVQPVAGTQCTFHCLSGFELQNGINATECSATGLWSPSVSSTPSCRGMDHNCMISGWNKRYNVNIQPPVFTSCPSDEYREPGAGLGTVLVNWDKPTAADNTAVAITVSPNGTKPPTVFSIGTHVVTYTATDSAGLTATCSFRVVISDSSSPNAIKQGSVYFYFSGNCSDPAVTCGTRSKRSLWQSLSRMVRQTSDDEVGIDFTLTVAPGNTTVNDTASGSVESTLATMDSVFEALKNNTDSGELQLEVDGETLGAVPNSLQESEVVLECPTGTTWNNDTKRCVGCPPGFYFDESNNTCVDCPLGSYQDQHNQLSCRMCPNGTWTEDIGSRNDTYCKELCQAGWHSSTGVQPCTECALGTYQPDPGSTSCISCPSSQTTNATSATSAAFCFDRCQAGHFSSNGLAPCTPCPQGEYQSALQRTSCLQCPLGYTTASEASGSSADCFNIDDCATSPCVNNGTCSDRIKAYICQCMDGFSGNNCEIDVDECSSSPCVNGTCTDEIDGHTCVCYPGFTGEDCSTDIDDCEVNPCSNGAECIDGVNSFSCDCLSGYSGVLCDVNVCDPSPCENNATCNVMVASYVCICNPGYTGTHCEVNIDDCDASPCANGGLCEDGVNSYRCFCPVGFMGVDCEVNSDDCFSTPCANNGTCVDAVSGYSCECVSGYASTNCTEDFDECSSSPCQNDGTCEDLFDSYACTCNQGYTGINCEAEIDHCAASPCSNGATCMEKPLDFECQCSPGYEGLNCEVEINECASSPCVNNGTCYDQVDGYICLCTDEYTGANCESRFSPCESTPCHNGATCTDDYPDYDCICPTGFGGSTCSINLPECASGPCNNGGTCVDGIGNFSCSCPSGFEGDLCEAQINECERSGCENGGTCTDTYGGFDCDCPLGYNGTRCEINIDDCATHGCTNGSECVDGIATYTCECLSGFTGATCSEDVDECSSNPCLNALNCNNLVDDYMCECQDGFAGKNCEINIDDCANVTCRNGGECVDGVAGFICNCPDGFSGSLCEIDTDECASDPCQSSGTCMDGVNSYICQCQTGYTGTNCELDIDECITSPCENAAPCTNTHGDYSCACLAGYEGKDCDGNIDDCQGHACQNNGTCVDQLNDYTCLCAAGFTGDRCDSDVDDCDFNSCQNGGTCVDGINSVTCQCAPGYHGDLCESETDDCAALPCQNGGSCTDIGSDYQCDCMMGFNGKDCEINIDDCVGHMCRNGAVCDDRIGNYTCTCKPSFTGSYCETELSSDFDLVFDGSVDGYSSVNYNIPDMTAVTVSFWMQTTDRSNYGTAFSYALSEEVGSDNALTISDYTAFTVHVNGEAAYSTHGIQDDNWHHIAVTWTDTSDEWKLFDNGLLVDGGSGLGVSSTIPGGGLAIVGQEQDYLGGGFSPDEAFIGSLHGLNWWSRALSDSEITELATSCNHSLRGDVLTWADFQLHVEGDTNVTAQSVCDDTKECLSSPCENNATCTDYLGGYRCTCLSGYTGVHCEDNIDECLGTTCGNGGTCVDLVNDFYCSCLPAYHGKNCELDVTTCSPNPCEHGGNCTDSGGGIYSCTCSPGYTGNNCEVDVDECSSGPCTNGGTCVDMVNNYYCDCLNGFFGQNCDGEVDYCDPNLCQHGGTCQPITNDYSCTCSTGYMGYNCEVDIDECEGVVCMNNGTCVDGIAAYTCRCPAGFTGSHCGTNIDDCQGRPCENGGTCVDGVASYTCDCPDMFTGDRCRLVILPNLPQTTDPTVSTPQTPTPSFQSTTSDTGGMPAQDSMTAQRVPIIAGSVVGAIVVIAVAVLGWVFCKSSTTAASNVSGLKYVRPVSPKVGVVDDSMVLFKLSRSDRAFAPVRAQENPCLIIEEL, from the exons ATGTGTAACCAAAACGACAGGCGATACGGCACCACATGCCAGTTCCAGTGCAACCTGGGCTACCGACTGGTTGGAAATCACACAAGTTCCTGTGAGAAAGACTCCAGCAATGTAGGATTCTGGACTACATCAGCCCCAACCTGCGAAA TTGTGACCTGCCCCAATCTAAACGCGCCTGCTCATGGCACCAAGTCCGGATGCAACAATGCCCAGGAGGACTACAACACTGTCTGCACCTTCTACTGTAACAAGGGATCCAGCCCAAAGACTAACATTAAGCGCACCTGCCAGCAGAATGGAACATGGTCTGGGTCAGACCTAACATGCACAA TCGCTATTCGTCCATATTATCATATCGTCATTGTCATATCACTTGCAGTTGACACGTGTATAGCATTGAGCCCAATACAACATGGCGCCATCAACCCAAGTTTTTGCACATCGAGTCCAGCATACAATGACGTCTGCACATATTCCTGTAAGACCGGGTATACCCTGGCAGGCTCCCAAATCAACAAATGCCTGGATGGTGGCCAATGGCAGAACAACGGTTCTGTGTCCTGTCAAG ATATCACAAAACCGGTGTTCCATGGATGTCCCGGTGATATCTACGTCACCGCTGACGGAGGAGAAGGAGGTGTCAATGTCACATGGACTCCACCAACTGTAACAGATTCAACTG GTAATGCCCCTACTGTCACGTCGACCGGGTTGAAAACCATATTCGATGAGGGGTCACATCATGTCAGCTACACTGCCGAGGACGCCGCTGGAAACATAGCGAAGTGCCAGTTTACTGTCGTGGTAACAG TACATCGCTGTAAAAGTCTTCCACCACCAGCGTTTGGACAGTTCGTCAGCACGTGCAGCAATTTACGAGGAAGCAGCTGCAGTATGGAGTGTCACACAGGCTATCGTCTCATCGGTTCTGCTACTAGAACGTGTGTGGTACCAAACAACGGCACAACTAGCTTCTGGGACGGAGTGGAGACCAAATGCGAAA TTTTCAGATGCAGTCCTTTGTCCAGGCCTTCTCACGGGACCATCACCCCTACAAGTTGCACAGTTCAGCCTGTAGCTGGGACACAATGTACCTTCCACTGCCTGTCTGGTTTCGAACTACAAAATGGCATCAATGCTACGGAATGCAGCGCAACAGGCCTCTGGTCCCCCAGTGTCTCTTCAACGCCTTCATGCAGAGGTATGGACCACAATTGTATGATTTCTGGGTGGAACAAGAGATATAACGTTA ATATTCAGCCACCAGTATTCACCAGCTGCCCAAGTGACGAGTACCGAGAACCAGGTGCAGGGTTAGGAACTGTGCTTGTGAACTGGGACAAACCAACAGCCGCGGATAACACGGCAGTAGCCATTACGGTATCACCAAACGGTACAAAGCCACCCACGGTATTCTCCATTGGGACACACGTAGTCACCTACACTGCAACAGATTCAGCTGGGCTGACAGCAACATGCAGTTTCCGCGTCGTCATCAGCG ATTCATCATCGCCAAATGCAATAAAGCAAGGCTCTGTCTACTTCTACTTCAGTGGGAACTGCAGTGACCCTGCT GTGACGTGCGGAACACGTTCCAAACGTTCCCTTTGGCAGTCTCTGTCCAGGATGGTACGGCAGACATCTGATGATGAAGTAGGCATTGACTTCACCCTCACCGTTGCACCTGGAAACACAACTGTCAACGACACAGCTTCTGGTTCAGTGGAATCTACATTGGCCACAATGGACAGTGTATTCGAAGCCCTGAAGAATAACACTGATTCAGGGGAACTGCAGCTGGAGGTGGACGGGGAAACGTTGGGAGCTGTTCCCAATTCGTTGCAGGAGAGTGAGGTCGTGCTTGAGTGTCCAACGGGGACGACATGGAACAATGACACTAAAAGATGTG TCGGCTGCCCACCGGGCTTCTACTTCGATGAAAGCAACAACACATGTGTGGACTGCCCTCTTGGCTCATATCAAGACCAACACAATCAACTGTCCTGCAGGATGTGCCCAAATGGGACATGGACGGAAGATATAGGAAGCAGAAACGACACCTATTGCAAAG AGCTGTGTCAGGCAGGGTGGCATTCCTCTACAGGAGTCCAGCCATGTACCGAGTGCGCTCTTGGAACCTACCAGCCAGACCCAGGCAGCACATCCTGCATCTCCTGCCCATCGTCACAAACGACCAACGCTACATCCGCAACGTCGGCGGCATTTTGCTTCG ATCGGTGCCAAGCTGGTCATTTCTCCTCGAACGGCCTGGCCCCATGTACACCATGTCCACAAGGAGAATACCAGTCTGCACTACAGAGAACATCTTGTCTTCAGTGTCCCCTCGGGTACACCACCGCGTCAGAGGCATCGGGAAGCAGTGCAGACTGTTTTA ATATTGACGACTGTGCGACATCTCCTTGCGTCAATAACGGTACCTGCTCTGATAGAATCAAAGCGTATATTTGTCAGTGCATGGACGGATTTTCAG GAAACAACTGTGAGATAGATGTTGACGAGTGCTCGTCCAGTCCCTGTGTGAACGGAACCTGTACGGACGAGATAGACGGTCACACCTGCGTCTGCTACCCGGGCTTCACGGGAGAGGACTGCTCAACAGACATCGATGACTGTGAAGTAAACCCTTGTTCCAATGGGGCAGAATGCATCGATGGTGTTAATTCGTTCAG CTGCGATTGTCTGAGTGGCTACAGTGGCGTTCTGTGCGATGTCAACGTGTGTGATCCCAGTCCGTGTGAAAACAACGCGACCTGCAACGTCATGGTGGCCAGCTATGTCTGCATCTGCAATCCTGGATACACAG GAACACATTGCGAGGTGAACATCGATGACTGTGACGCATCGCCCTGTGCAAATGGTGGGCTGTGTGAGGATGGTGTCAATTCCTACAGATGCTTCTGTCCTGTAGGCTTCATGGGCGTTGACTGCGAGGTCAACTCTGATGACTGTTTTTCTACACCGTGTGCTAACAATGGCACATGTGTAGATGCAGTGTCAGGTTACTCGTGTGAATGTGTGTCGGGATACGCAAGTACAAACTGCACGGAAGATTTTGACGAGTGCTCGTCGTCTCCCTGTCAGAACGACGGGACTTGCGAGGACTTGTTTGACTCGTACGCATGTACCTGCAACCAAGGCTACACAGGAATCAACTGTGAGGCAGAGATCGACCATTGTGCAGCCTCCCCATGTTCAAACGGTGCAACCTGCATGGAAAAACCCTTAGACTTTGAATGCCAGTGTAGTCCAGGATACGAGGGTTTGAACTGCGAGGTAGAAATCAACGAATGTGCTTCCAGCCCGTGTGTTAACAACGGCACCTGTTACGACCAGGTCGATGGCTACATCTGCCTTTGCACCGACGAATACACAG GCGCAAACTGTGAGTCCAGGTTTAGCCCATGTGAATCCACTCCATGTCACAACGGGGCAACCTGTACTGATGACTATCCGGACTATGACTGCATCTGCCCGACTGGCTTTGGTGGTTCTACCTGTAGTATCAACCTTCCAGAATGTGCGTCTGGCCCTTGTAACAATGGCGGCACATGTGTCGACGGAATAGGCAACTTCTCTTGCAG CTGCCCATCTGGGTTTGAAGGGGATCTTTGCGAGGCCCAGATCAACGAGTGTGAGAGGTCTGGCTGTGAGAATGGCGGAACGTGTACGGACACATACGGGGGTTTCGACTGCGACTGCCCGCTGGGCTACAACGGGACACGCTGTGAAATCAACATCGATGATTGTGCAACACATGGTTGCACCAACGGTTCTGAGTGCGTTGATGGGATTGCAACATACACCTGCGAATGCTTGTCAG GCTTTACTGGAGCAACATGTTCGGAGGACGTAGATGAGTGTTCGTCTAACCCGTGCCTGAACGCATTGAACTGCAACAACCTCGTCGATGACTACATGTGCGAGTGCCAGGATGGCTTCGCGGGGAAGAACTGCGAGATCAACATTGACGACTGTGCGAACGTCACCTGCCGCAACGGTGGAGAATGTGTCGATGGAGTGGCTGGATTCATCTGCAACTGTCCTGATGGCTTCAGTGGTAGTCTTTGCGAGATTGACACCGATGAGTGCGCTTCAG ACCCTTGCCAGTCTTCTGGAACCTGTATGGATGGAGTCAACAGCTACATCTGTCAGTGCCAGACTGGATATACAGGAACCAATTGTGAGCTagacattgatgaatgtatCACTTCACCGTGTGAGAATGCAGCCCCCTGCACCAATACACATGGGGACTACAG CTGCGCCTGTCTCGCTGGATACGAAGGGAAGGACTGTGACGGTAATATCGACGACTGCCAGGGACATGCCTGCCAGAACAACGGCACCTGTGTCGACCAGCTCAACGACTACACGTGTCTATGTGCAGCAGGGTTTACAG GTGACCGATGTGACTCTGATGTTGATGACTGTGACTTCAATTCCTGTCAAAACGGAGGAACATGTGTGGACGGTATCAACAGCGTCACTTGTCAATGCGCCCCAGGATATCACG GTGATTTATGTGAGTCAGAGACAGATGACTGCGCAGCCCTCCCCTGTCAAAACGGCGGCAGCTGTACAGACATCGGCAGTGACTACCAGTGTGACTGTATGATGGGCTTCAATGGGAAGGACTGCGAAATAAACATAGACGACTGTGTCGGACACATGTGCAGGAACGGAGCTGTTTGTGACGACAGAATCGGGAACTACACCTGTACGTGCAAACCATCGTTCACCGGCAGCTATTGCGAGACAG AGCTGTCCTCAGATTTTGACCTGGTCTTCGATGGTAGTGTTGATGGGTACAGTTCCGTCAACTACAACATTCCCGACATGACTGCTGTAACAGTGTCGTTTTGGATGCAGACCACTGACCGTAGTAACTACGGCACCGCGTTCTCCTATGCCCTG AGTGAAGAGGTCGGGAGTGACAACGCTTTGACGATATCTGACTACACCGCCTTTACGGTCCATGTAAATGGAGAGGCAGCCTACAGCACCCATGGAATCCAAGACGACAACTGGCACCACATCGCTGTAACATGGACTGACACTTCGGACGAGTGGAAGCTATTCGACAATGGGCTCCTTGTCGATGGAGGAAGTGGACTTGGCGTTAGTAGTACAATACCAG GTGGCGGTCTTGCTATCGTTGGTCAAGAGCAGGACTACCTAGGAGGTGGTTTTAGCCCGGACGAGGCCTTCATTGGTTCCCTACATGGGCTGAACTGGTGGAGCAGGGCTTTGTCTGACAGTGAGATCACGGAGCTGGCTACGAGCTGTAACCACTCCCTGCGCGGTGATGTCCTGACCTGGGCAGACTTTCAACTGCACGTGGAAGGAGACACCAATGTAACGGCCCAGTCCGTGTGCGATG ATACGAAAGAATGCCTGTCGTCACCATGTGAGAACAACGCAACATGCACGGACTACCTCGGTGGGTACCGATGCACCTGTCTTTCCGGGTACACTGGTGTCCATTGTGAAGACAACATAGATGAGTGCCTTGGAACAACATGTGGCAACGGAGGAACATGTGTTGATCTGGTGAACGACTTCTACTGCTCCTGTCTACCTGCCTACCATGGGAAGAATTGCGAGTTAGACGTGACCACCTGCAGTCCGAACCCATGTGAGCACGGGGGCAACTGTACTGACTCTGGAGGTGGAATATATTCCTGTACATGCAG CCCAGGGTACACCGGAAACAACTGTGAAGTGGACGTTGATGAGTGTTCATCAGGACCTTGTACCAATGGCGGCACCTGTGTTGACATGGTCAACAATTACTACTGCGATTGCCTGAACGGTTTCTTCGGACAGAACTGTGATGGAGAGGTGGACTACTGTGACCCTAACCTCTGTCAACATGGCGGGACCTGCCAACCAATCACTAATGACTACAG TTGCACCTGCTCTACGGGTTACATGGGCTACAACTGCGAGGTCGACATTGACGAATGTGAAGGAGTCGTGTGCATGAACAACGGCACATGCGTGGACGGGATTGCAGCCTACACTTGCAGGTGTCCAGCGGGTTTCACTGGTTCGCACTGTGGCACGAACATCGATGATTGCCAAGGCAGGCCGTGTGAAAATGGTGGCACCTGCGTTGATGGCGTTGCTTCCTACACATGCGATTGTCCCGATATGTTCACAG GCGACAGATGCCGGCTGGTGATTCTCCCCAACCTCCCCCAAACAACGGATCCCACTGTCTCCACGCCGCAGACACCAACGCCATCATTCCAGTCGACAACATCAGATACCGGCGGAATGCCTGCACAAGATTCCATGACTGCACAGCGGGTACCGATCATTGCAGGGTCCGTCGTAGGTGCCATAGTCGTCATCGCTGTGGCAGTCTTGGGTTGGGTGTTCTGCAAATCATCCACCACTGCAGC
- the LOC136438013 gene encoding uncharacterized protein has protein sequence MAKEDRGSSSPGKLYRLLNITTDATEGEITAAYKEEVKRYDKTLTTTTKDKEQQARADRYFSEVSKAFYVLSNTDRRQQYDNSNVIVEPAKRDKKAKPTSDYFVQHNENSVTVHIPVGSHKHWIETIESYYSASTVDKGKNGHQLAVPFYDATTADPIGSVTLHVYHTSKILVQGSACYLWTMFTFEELKTQLSKCHDKEVGCEDIICHKCERPGPEDNGVIQCNTCQEWFHYTCTGLHEFLLRQLIKDEDSVYICVECSIEFPIESTANVPMKTHQPRNDLCEEETNPKSLVNSDHGNVETETEDQNNNNELQSLQLNIDKLEAILASRITNDDNKIDALSTRIARIECKLSETKETPAEKMAKESDTEALKKRVKSLEAENKNLRNRITALETKNAKRVKSAAIQTDISQERAQTPVEEELADTVTVPNIATTNRFQALTESTLEERSSNCREPNNPHRDNPPREAPAPAQPRNTTPEHPEIIIAGDSNTRGIIPNMLYPGKQSHKYTAMTVPQATDLIKSTSHHNPKCIVLHVGTNDIKRERAAQGVTENIRQLIMTTHDKYPDAAIVISSIPPRNDKHLMEVTQDVNNFLHVLGQELPFVHVVNNDNLGDGGTIKQSLYNRDGYHLNRSGLKVLAANWKSAIHPTVGMGTYSRGRRSLPQQTNTGNKTRLTERDGRYQQRNQFNPPEPLNGGPITGGQGHVFSPYVQRNPRANDREAHLPWRPQDGTADGWRPSMGWRQQPMDFQRRPFPPTRRYDDPYESWFPEAQYAPRPWFPPRYIRDADYHQCREDDWRGKDHYAGY, from the exons ATGGCGAAGGAAGATCGCGGCTCCAGCTCTCCTGGCAAGTTATACCGCCTACTAAACATCACAACAGATGCTACAGAAGGTGAGATAACTGCAGCTTACAAGGAGGAAGTGAAGAGATATGATAAAACCCTGACCACGACGACAAAGGACAAAGAGCAGCAAGCACGGGCCGATCGTTATTTCTCCGAGGTGAGCAAAGCCTTCTATGTACTATCAAACACAGATCGTCGACAACAATACGACAATTCAAACGTAATCGTTGAGCCCGCTAAGCGAGACAAGAAGGCAAAACCGACCAGCGACTACTTTGTGCAGCACAACGAGAACAGCGTTACCGTTCATATCCCAGTAGGATCGCACAAACATTGGATAGAAACCATTGAATCCTACTACAGCGCATCTACCGTCGACAAAGGTAAGAATGGCCACCAACTAGCTGTGCCTTTCTATGATGCCACCACAGCCGATCCGATCGGCTCGGTAACCTTACATGTCTACCACACAAGTAAGATACTTGTACAAGGATCAGCATGCTAC ctGTGGACTATGTTCACTTTTGAAGAGCTGAAAACACAGCTGTCAAAATGCCATGACAAAGAAGTCGGATGCGAAGACATCATATGTCACAAATGTGAACGCCCTGGGCCAGAAGACAACGGCGTAATCCAGTGTAACACCTGCCAGGAGTGGTTTCACTATACCTGTACTGGTTTACACGAATTCCTGCTTCGTCAACTGATCAAAGACGAAGACAGTGTATACATTTGCGTCGAGTGTTCCATTGAATTCCCCATTGAAAGTACCGCCAATGTGCCCATGAAGACACACCAGCCACGTAACGACCTGTGTGAAGAAGAAACAAACCCTAAGTCTCTTGTTAACTCGGACCACGGTAACGTAGAAACGGAAACAGAAgaccagaacaacaacaacgaacTACAATCGCTTCAGCTGAACATAGACAAACTTGAAGCAATTCTAGCTAGCAGAATAACAAACGACGACAACAAAATTGACGCATTGTCTACTCGCATTGCGCGCATTGAATGCAAATTGTCTGAAACAAAAGAAACGCCTGCCGAGAAAATGGCGAAGGAAAGTGACACCGAAGCGCTAAAAAAACGTGTCAAGTCCCTCGAGGCTGAGAACAAAAACTTGCGCAACAGAATCACAGCCTTAGAAACAAAGAATGCTAAAAGAGTGAAAAGTGCAGCAATTCAAACTGACATCTCACAAGAAAGAGCTCAGACCCCGGTCGAAGAAGAACTAGCGGACACTGTCACCGTACCGAACATTGCTACTACCAACAGGTTTCAAGCCCTGACAGAAAGTACGCTTGAAGAACGGTCTTCTAACTGCCGTGAGCCGAACAACCCACACAGGGACAACCCACCGCGGGAAGCCCCGGCACCTGCCCAACCACGCAACACCACCCCAGAACATCCAGAAATCATCATAGCTGGTGACTCAAACACGAGGGGTATAATCCCTAATATGCTATATCCCGGCAAGCAATCTCACAAATACACAGCAATGACGGTTCCACAGGCAACAGACCTCATCAAATCCACATCCCACCACAACCCAAAATGTATTGTACTCCACGTGGGGACTAACGACATCAAACGGGAGAGAGCTGCACAAGGTGTGACAGAAAATATCAGACAACTGATAATGACAACACACGACAAATATCCAGATGCCGCTATTGTCATCTCCTCCATCCCGCCGAGGAATGACAAACACCTAATGGAGGTGACTCAAGATGTGAACAACTTCTTACACGTCCTCGGCCAGGAGTTACCCTTCGTTCATGTTGTCAACAATGACAACCTCGGTGACGGCGGAACAATCAAACAGTCTCTGTACAACCGTGACGGCTATCACCTAAACAGATCAGGACTGAAGGTGTTGGCTGCTAACTGGAAGTCTGCTATTCACCCCACCGTTGGTATGGGCACCTATAGCAGAGGCAGACGTTCGCTCCCACAGCAGACCAACACGGGAAACAAGACACGTCTTACAGAGAGAGACGGACGCTACCAACAAAGAAACCAGTTTAACCCCCCTGAGCCCCTGAATGGAGGCCCTATAACTGGTGGTCAAGGCCATGTCTTCTCGCCGTACGTGCAAAGGAACCCCCGAGCAAACGACAGAGAGGCCCATCTACCGTGGCGACCACAGGACGGAACCGCTGACGGGTGGCGCCCCAGCATGGGGTGGAGACAACAGCCCATGGATTTCCAGCGCCGGCCGTTCCCTCCAACTCGCCGATACGACGACCCCTACGAGAGCTGGTTCCCAGAAGCCCAGTACGCACCCCGGCCATGGTTCCCGCCCAGGTACATCAGAGACGCCGACTACCATCAGTGCCGTGAAGATGACTGGCGCGGCAAAGACCACTACGCAGGTTATTAA
- the LOC136438672 gene encoding E-selectin-like, translating into MYIFLSTIELSCQNSEIADPSPNGVRACPGSYTEVGHSCSVTCNTGHQPKGPQVSTCREANGVAGWDSRPQACQVDKCTPLTDPSDGTVSPVLCKTSPEYNTQCTYGCIKQYTLHGPTSKTCEPGGAWSSTDVNTCRDEMDPTLSNCPSDITAVAPSQKTESEVSWLVPTATDNSGSTPRVDVDITTSLGPVNFLQRTPPIWLQEGQYTVTYTATDQAGNTATCDFSIHVQVTRCSQLGTPANGKTTPNPCGVLRGSRCDFSCDSGYNRVGADASTCQDDGSWSSPAPTCEVVHCPSLPAPPDTAMSGCYGTSNEPYGKVCYFDCNAGYTIKRGSPSRQCLADGSWSGTELECEVETCSGLSIPSNGAISPSTCTSESNYGAVCRLSCDVGYRTSGPTEQACNPGGLWSDQGKLTTCIDIQAPAFSNCPSDQTVYAGSGETSTTATWTVPTATDNSGDTPTVTRVEGNGPGSTFAEGAHSIKYTAVDSAGRNSDCSFRITVKDRCIV; encoded by the exons ATGTATATATTCCTGTCTACAATAGAGCTTTCATGCCAGAACAGTGAGATTGCAGACCCGTCACCCAACGGAGTTCGAGCCTGCCCTGGATCGTACACTGAAGTTGGTCATTCCTGCTCCGTGACCTGTAACACTGGGCACCAGCCGAAAGGACCACAGGTCTCCACATGCAGGGAGGCCAATGGAGTCGCAGGATGGGACAGTCGCCCACAGGCTTGTCAAG TGGACAAGTGCACCCCATTGACAGATCCATCTGATGGGACAGTGTCACCAGTGTTGTGCAAAACATCGCCAGAGTACAACACCCAGTGTACGTACGGCTGCATCAAACAGTACACTCTACACGGACCGACATCCAAGACTTGCGAACCTGGTGGGGCCTGGTCCTCAACTGATGTGAACACTTGCAGAG ACGAGATGGATCCAACGCTTTCAAACTGTCCTAGTGACATCACAGCTGTGGCTCCATCCCAGAAGACCGAGTCAGAAGTTTCCTGGCTAGTCCCAACAGCAACGGACAACTCTGGATCAACTCCAAGGGTAGATGTGGACATAACGACCTCGTTGGGACCGGTCAACTTTCTGCAGCGAACACCACCAATCTGGCTTCAAGAGGGCCAGTACACAGTCACATACACGGCAACTGATCAGGCCGGAAATACCGCAACCTGCGACTTCTCCATTCATGTTCAAG TTACAAGGTGCAGTCAACTCGGCACTCCTGCAAATGGAAAAACTACACCAAACCCTTGCGGTGTGCTCCGTGGTTCCAGATGCGACTTTTCCTGCGATAGTGGATACAATCGTGTGGGTGCTGATGCATCTACCTGCCAAGATGATGGTTCATGGTCCAGCCCTGCTCCAACGTGTGAAG TTGTGCACTGCCCGTCATTGCCTGCACCGCCCGACACTGCCATGTCCGGGTGTTATGGGACCAGCAATGAACCATATGGAAAGGTTTGCTACTTTGACTGCAACGCCGGCTACACGATCAAAAGAGGGTCGCCGTCACGTCAGTGCTTGGCTGATGGCTCCTGGTCGGGAACTGAACTTGAATGTGAAG TGGAAACTTGTTCTGGTCTTTCGATTCCATCCAACGGAGCCATCAGCCCCTCTACGTGTACTTCCGAGTCAAACTATGGTGCAGTCTGCCGTCTGAGTTGTGACGTGGGGTACCGAACAAGCGGACCGACAGAGCAAGCGTGCAACCCTGGTGGACTGTGGTCTGATCAAGGAAAACTGACAACGTGTATTG ATATACAAGCTCCGGCCTTTTCCAACTGTCCATCAGACCAAACCGTGTATGCAGGCTCTGGAGAAACATCAACAACAGCCACATGGACCGTGCCTACTGCAACTGATAATTCAGGGGATACTCCGACAGTAACCCGCGTGGAAGGAAACGGACCAG GATCTACCTTTGCGGAAGGAGCACATTCTATCAAGTACACTGCTGTTGATTCTGCAGGACGTAACAGCGATTGTTCATTCAGGATTACGGTGAAAG ATAGATGCATCGTGTAG